In Corylus avellana chromosome ca2, CavTom2PMs-1.0, the following proteins share a genomic window:
- the LOC132169572 gene encoding G2/mitotic-specific cyclin-1-like produces MEDIVEEPVMDIDSCDAKNPLAVVDYIEDLYAYYRKMESFSCVSPNYMGQQFDINERMRSILIDWLIEVHDKFELMKETLFLTVSVIDRFLSQQTVVRKKLQFVGLVAMLLACKYEEVFVPINCYIMKENERLRKKAQLLNQENQVLLSELKQKLSKGNPKSHAPNIILDLNICSSSNQHPSGSSN; encoded by the exons ATGGAGGATATAGTTGAAGAGCCTGTCATGGATATCGACAGCTGTGATGCAAAGAATCCTCTCGCAGTTGTGGACTACATTGAAGATCTCTATGCCTACTACAGAAAAATGGAG AGTTTTAGCTGTGTCTCACCAAACTATATGGGACAACAGTTTGACATTAATGAGAGGATGAGGTCTATACTGATTGACTGGCTTattgag GTCCACGATAAATTTGAACTCATGAAAGAGACATTGTTCCTTACAGTTAGTGTAATAGATAGATTTTTGTCCCAACAAACAGTGGTCAGAAAGAAACTTCAGTTTGTCGGTTTGGTTGCCATGCTCTTAGCATGCAAGTATGAGGAGGTTTTTGTTCCTATA AACTGTTACATAATGAAAGAGAATGAGAGGCTAAGGAAGAAAGCGCAGCTTCTCAACCAGGAGAATCAAGTGCTGCTCTCTGAGCTCAAACAGAAGCTCTCCAAGGGAAACCCGAAATCCCATGCTCCGAACATTATTCTTGACCTCAATATCTGCTCCAGCTCGAACCAACATCCTTCTGGTTCCAGCAACTGA
- the LOC132169573 gene encoding uncharacterized protein LOC132169573 has product MRFPMPGNFKVPWVGEYDRSGDPSDHKESFRAHIILHETPDEIACQAFPLTLKGVAKEWFGSLSPKSVDSFDYLGQQFLGQFLATGRRKKNPTYLLSLMQGKDESLKEYLSRFNREKLTVESTDEQTILSALMHGIQTEGPLMAELSKRPKTGTLRQFNSKAEEFINQEETISALLKSKAAESKFAADPVMTKPRVIIEKKKKDSQNPKVQDKKVGLLPHPNQHQQYVGWTTLNTTVYRVFMEVKKDPSFRWPGRMKSPPQHRSTQKFCEYHNDHGHQTEDCISLRFEIEKFLRNGKLLNFLAEENSKGKNIQDAQGQHSGQNNDRSRNQRQRRDEPRISQNQQQNPQNQAIIGEIRTISGGLASGGESSSARKAYAKQARMEEIFALEKPSKIQKREPSVLTFSEEDAKEVSMPHDDALVIILTVANHAVHQVLIDNGSSADIIYWTVVQQLGIGREKLKPFLSSLIGFAGEHVQPIGLISLPVTAGTAPRQSTIMVDFLVIDQPSAYNMIIGRPALNQLRAVTSTYHLKMKFPTIEGVGEVRGDQVVARRCYNTSLKKCPKSALLMIGSLADE; this is encoded by the coding sequence ATGAGGTTCCCCATGCCTGGTAATTTTAAGGTTCCTTGGGTTGGCGAATATGATAGAAGTGGAGATCCTTCCGACCATAAGGAGAGTTTCCGAGCTCATATCATCCTTCATGAAACTCCTGATGAAATTGCTTGTCAAGCTTTCCCTTTAACTCTAAAGGGAGTCGCAAAGGAATGGTTCGGAAGTCTGAGCCCTAAATCAGTTGACAGTTTTGATTATCTTGGGCAACAGTTCCTGGGTCAGTTTCTTGCCACtgggagaagaaagaagaacccGACATATCTATTGTCTCTCATGCAGGGAAAAGATGAATCtttgaaagaatatttgtcGCGATTTAATCGGGAGAAGTTGACAGTGGAGAGTACTGACGAGCAAACCATTCTCTCGGCATTGATGCATGGTATACAAACCGAAGGGCCTCTGATGGCCGAGTTGTCCAAAAGGCCAAAGACAGGAACTTTGCGACAGTTCAACAGCAAGGCCGAGGAATTCATCAACCAAGAAGAAACTATCTCGGCATTGCTGAAATCTAAAGCTGCCGAGAGTAAGTTTGCTGCTGATCCGGTTATGACAAAACCAAGAGTTATAatcgagaagaagaaaaaggacagTCAAAATCCTAAGGTTCAGGATAAGAAGGTCGGTCTTTTGCCTCATCCAAACCAGCATCAACAATATGTGGGATGGACAACCTTGAATACAACTGTTTATAGGGTGTTCATGGAAGTTAAAAAGGACCCAAGTTTCCGATGGCCGGGAAGGATGAAGTCTCCTCCCCAGCACCGCAGTACTCAGAAGTTTTGCGAGTATCATAACGATCATGGGCATCAAACCGAGGATTGTATTAGTCTTCGATTCGAGATTGAAAAATTTCTGAGAAATGGGAAGTTACTGAATTTCTTGGCTGAGGAAAATAGCAAGGGAAAAAATATTCAGGATGCACAGGGACAGCATTCGGGTCAGAATAATGATCGGTCACGTAACCAGAGGCAAAGGCGAGATGAGCCGAGGATTTCGCAGAATCAGCAGCAAAATCCTCAGAACCAAGCTATTATTGGCGAGATTCGCACCATCTCAGGAGGTCTGGCTAGTGGAGGAGAATCAAGCTCGGCAAGGAAGGCTTACGCCAAGCAGGCTAGAATGGAAGAAATCTTCGCGCTGGAAAAACCCTCCAAGATTCAGAAGAGGGAACCGAGTGTTTTAACATTCTCGGAGGAAGATGCGAAAGAAGTCTCGATGCCACATGATGATGCTTTGGTGATAATTTTGACGGTAGCTAATCATGCCGTTCACCAAGTCTTGATAgacaatggaagctcggctGATATTATTTATTGGACAGTTGTTCAACAGTTGGGCATTGGCCGAGAGAAGTTGAAACCTTTCTTGTCATCGTTGATAGGATTTGCAGGTGAGCATGTCCAACCCATTGGGTTGATTTCGCTTCCGGTTACAGCGGGGACTGCTCCTAGACAATCTACTATCATGGTGGATTTTTTGGTCATTGACCAACCATCGGCTTACAATATGATCATCGGTCGCCCGGCTTTGAATCAGCTGAGGGCAGTCACTTCCACCTATCACTTGAAAATGAAATTCCCAACCATTGAAGGGGTCGGAGAGGTTAGAGGGGACCAAGTTGTTGCTAGAAGGTGCTACAATACATCTTTGAAGAAATGCCCAAAGTCAGCACTATTGATGATCGGTAGTTTAGCTGATGAGTGA